tcttcggacaacactgtcaatttcataagtcttaaagaccgtgggttatgctgtcaacgaataataaaattaggtaactacgcaattgctgggaaagtcgcaataatgcatctacggcagtcgtcccaggaaaacgcatttatgcgtctacggcagtgaaagtgTTAATACAATGATAAAAGGAGAgacactagtaaaaaagttgGACAACCCACAGAAAATgttatcaaacagaaaaaagcagtacttcaccattattTGTGCTAAAACTATAAAGGTTCGTAtcgattttaaaaactcgtaaaaacatttacagtagtgtcatatccattgagcacatgttcatcatcatttcatgactcaaataTACTGAAAAATTATAGTATGATAaaattcttcatttgcatcacaataaTTTATTACATGCCAACGAACGAGTCATAtcgattttttcgcgatatcgttctaataaaatttgttattataacgaaggAAGTAAATAAAGATatgtgaaatttttttcaaatggaAGTGAACCTTCTGGTttaacatcctgtgcaagaattaatttgattggtttgcgctgttacttagaaacagcttttgtaaacaaagccatgtgaatgctggAATTCCGGCCTTTAGAGATTCTGAcattacttagaaacagcttttgtaaacaaagccatgtgaatgctggAATTCCGGCCTTTagagattctgacacaccctacgcaatgctgGAAAACCGGCTGTtagggttcaaaaggttaataaTGATATTACAAACTGAGTTActcgactaaaatgcatcattTTTATGACAAGTTGATTttgaacaatgttttttttgtaattgtcTTGTCACCCACAGCTGCTATTATATTTACAAAGCTAGACTTTTTTGAAATATGCTTTGGTAAATGGTGAATATTTTATCATTAGAATCCCATTTTTGGTTAACAATAAATGGTTTACCAGTCTCTAGTTGGGCTAATTTTGGTATTGATTATGTTTATGTTAATGAGAGGAATTTTAAATATCCTCTGCGTAGAGCAAATCTAAACAAATCTTACTAGGTCTCTCAGCATTACTTTTATTCTTGCACTTTGAACTTTACGTCTGAAAACCCCTCCTATGGCCATGAAGTTACATTGGCGTTGTTTCTAAACATTCTATTATGTATTTCTAAACcatttttatactttttgttGTGATTAACACCTACAAGAAACTCTTGCACTCTACTTGGTTTAACAAATCTCGTGATAGTTGATGTACGCTTTAGTTTGCATTAAGATAAATTAATATGATTTTCTGTAAATACACATATCAAGATGCTGGAAAGTAACGTTAAAGATTTTATCACCTGTATTATGTTATTCATTTGCGCAGTATGTAAAGATACATACTGAAAACATATCGAAACTAGCGTGGCATGCTTCTTACGTAGCTAGGGCAATCAGGCAGGCGATCGTATCCTGCATTATGCAAACATTGGAAATAAGGTTGTTTTCTGATTTATCTATCAGTGTGACTGCAAGTTAAAAAGCTACTAAAGAGCTACTGTTTGAGTATTTAACAGCAGCTCTTCAGTAGTGTCTCATGTTATAAGCACGTCACTCACTGTGACACCTTTTGTAGTCAAGTGTGACAGATGAAGACTACCACAGAGTCTTAGATGACAACACAAGACTATCAAGGCAACTAGACAGTCTTCAGGTAGTCCTTAAGTCACTTATCTTTCAAATGCAGTTTATGTTTCTAGGAAGCCAATAGGGCCACTGTTCTCTGAAAAGTTTTATTGCTAAAATCTTCTGGGCATGGTTACTCACTCTGCTTTACTACTTGCTTGCGATTGGTCAACCAGGTACACCTAGCTAAAAGCTGATCCCttagatttatgattatatatttattgttgtagAGGATTTTACATCCTAACTGGTTGTATTTTCAACAAGATGAGGCAAAAAGTTTCACTATCGTTATGAATGTATCCCCTTGTCTTACGGGTTCATGTCTATAGCTTTTAACTAGTCCACAAAGGATATATTTTAAGGTGGTTGTTTGCCTGTAGCTTACACTACTaaacagttgatatttattCCAGAGTGAGAAGGCAAGTCTGCAGGCGGAGGCTCAGAGAAGGGCTGCAGCCAAGGCTCAACAAGAAATGAATATGCCAGGAGGGTTGTCATTGCTGTTCCACGACAAGAAAAACTTGGTATTGATGCTGGTATTGCTGGCGGTAGCATTTTTTACAGGTCTGCTGACAGCTGAGACCATACTGTCGCCCGCTTCATCAGATATGTAGACAGGCAGCAAGATCAAAACTCAATTCTTGACAGAATCTCACAATCTCCTCTATTAATCTCcaaagtatatttttatagatgaTGCGCAATAATATATTCTTCAGTTCTACCTGTGATCATATGAAAATCTTTAGATGCTGGTAATGCGTTGTACAAAATATCGACGATCAAATATTCACAATCAGTCCATTTACAACCTTACATATATCTGTAATGCTGTATATATTGCGTCGTCATTCCTGTTGTTTTACTTAGTCTTATTTGGTGCTTTTATTTTCGATGTTACCTAGTCCAACTACTAAACCTGTTTTATCTTTTATTTCCTCTCCTAGAAAGCTCAGCTTACAAGAACTGTCCTATATTATGTTCTAGTCATATGCTGTTAATATCTCTTGGGCACTGGCTAGATAAGCTAGTACTTTCTTCAAACTCTTGCATAGCAAAATGATTGGgaatattttagtttaaaacatTAGAAAATATAATAGAAACACTCTGTGTAAGCCGGAGGTGAATGTGGATGTTATGCAGTGTCACCATCAATACATGACCTGGTTGTAAGCATTTCCAAAGTTCAGTTGCCAGGATTGGGGAATTTTCCAGGACCTCTTCGAGTCGGAAAGGGAGTCTTCACTCTACCAATATTGCAACACAGGCTTATTTATTTGGAAAAGTTACCCTAATCACTAAAGCAAATAATGCAATACACCCGTTTCTAAACTGCTAGTTACGCGAAATGAAAATGtgcaaaattaaatgaatttgaaAACGCATTGCGAGTGTTCAGCTCTTAATATCATACGCTACAATTACCTCAACCATCTAAGAATATAATGGCATAGCGAGGCTAGCAACGATTGTTTTAACGATTGTGTGCAAATGACAAATCAATGagagtacagtagatgctcctacaatgtaaataatcggTTCCTAAGATATTTGTGTCAAGGGATTTTAAGTCATACAAACCTAAAATACATGTTAATTGTCCAATTCCTCAACAGTATACAGTGCAGTTCTAAACTTACCCCTTTGACCCTGCAAGTAGGAACTCAACTTTAATGACTACAGTaactggtattattggtttgtattgaaaaAATTTCTATTCATCATTTTCACTTGGCTTAGGGTTCAGGATTAAagtaaatttatattaaattaaaggGAGCACAcagcttaaagatgtggttgtgtcaaatttgagttgattttaaaagaaagtattgttctttgtctatcagttgatatgttgtttgttgtgttaggcgatttcattgtcaagatatttgaagattaaaattgatcgcggtaaaaacgctcagaccAAAAAACATGCTCCGACTTGCCCAAAATAATGTAACGCTTGACGCAACccgtctctatctctcgtattcacatcggctattgcgataaaaaagtctagtcctattgGCTCTATTGGACTATATGGCTCTATTCGCTCTAtagcggctctattggcatatattttatcttgtatttgctcgtgttggctagaataaaattttaaatccagctacagatacattattaccaatgtctcgaacaaggaaaattaaaaacttgtcatattagcttcttctaaatgctgtgtaaacatcttagtaccgactaccaattctaccggtctacggtaattataTTTGAGCAAactgtagaataaggtctttgtatcggcacagttccgtcgctacccacactaatgatataTAGCCCCCAAAAGCCCTGCAGCCTATCCtgaggggggctgtatatcatcgcccacaccaaaaactaattttttactaagtaaaataagcaagcggGGTCTTTGAGAAGAATATGTGGCGAAATCAACTACATCCCTAAGTCgaaaaagctttttaaaatatggcctcttcaaacgcatatatctctgtaCAGGagtagtctacaaagacaaaaatgacatcaaattgtagctgatgttttagctttttattggtcttaatttcattaaatcgacctttttgacgcaacctgATGTTTTAGTTTtcattggtcttaatttcattaaatcgaccttttttacgcaaccacatctttaatgccAATTTACATTGattattttcacttttttttgaATGCCAAAGTCTGTAGCAAAAAAAAGTAttgtacatgttaaaaatgaagcaaaacaaaaatatatacctATTCActattagcctgtcttgacaaactgttgtttttgcggagttgtccccccgtcgagcgggcgagcaacacaagtTGTGTTGCTCGACGGGGTTTTTTGTTCAGTTGTTTTTGCTtgaactccgcaaaaacaacagtttgtcaagacaggctaattcATTATAGACCATAGTAAGAATGGTGTCTGTTTTTCTGTTTGTCTGAAGCTAGGATAAAAATAGCTTTCAATGAGACTAGAATGCGTGACATTCACCTTGGAAGGCCAACACTCCAAGCCGCATCAATCGACCACCTTTAcatatttctgaataattgtgaaGCTACTTATGCTCTGTGCTGTATCGGTGcatctgacaatctctcacggcacactacaTAGACTGACAGGGTACTTATATTTAACACTACATAGACTGACAGGGTACTTATATTTAACACTACATAGACTGACAGGGTACTTATATTTAACACTACATAGACTGACAGGGTACTTATATATAACACTACATAGACTGACAGGGTACTTATATATAACACTACATAGACTGACAGGGTACTTATATATAACACTACATAAACTGACAGGgtacttatatataaaactacataGACTGACAGGGTACTTATATATAACACTACATAGACCGACAGGGTACTTATATATAACACTACGTAAACTGACAGGGTACTTATATTTAACACTACATAGACTGACAGGGTACTTATATTTAACACTACATAGACTGACAGGGTACTTATATATAACACTACATAGACTGACAGGGTACTTATATATAACACTACATAGACTGACAGGGTActtatatataacaatacataGACTGACAGGGTACTTATATATAACACTACATAGACTGACAGGGTACTTATATATAACACTACATAGACTGACAGGGTACTTATATATAACACTACATAGACTGACAGGATACTTATATATAACACTACATAAACTGACAGGgtacttatatataaaactacatagactgacagggtacttatatataacactacatagactgacagggtactagcaaatataataaaaatacccTCTATACATCATTTTCTTTCTTAAGTGTGCCAAGAGAAAAACCAtcatttttaaggctaactttGAAACTCATTATTCAAATAGAATTTTAGAACTTTCACCGACTTGACATTTTGTTATATGAAATTTCATATGTAATACAGAATTTATGCTGTTATATAAATTGTTTACATTACGTGGAATTCACATAAATggaggtttacattataggagtggCTACTGTAAATCAATcttgaactttttaaaattattcaaaCTGATAAAATTCTAAACCTCAACTACTATAAGAGTGAGCAAGTTACTGGTTGACTATCTACTCACCtccaatttattttttatatgaaTATTCAACCATTTATTGGCATACTCTGCCATCTTCAGAGCATCAGGTGCATTATCACCCTCAGAACAGAATGCCAGAAGGATGACTAAACCTATATTCTCTTCTGAGCTGAAACACGAATGAAAGGTGTAGAGAGTTGACACAAATTTGGGTTTATCACACATGATCCAATGCAGGTCAAAAAAGTGCATATGTAATTTGATACCAGCAGATATTACTGTTTCCAAACTTCTAATTATTTCGGAAAATGAAATTAATTTAATGAAAATTATTTCAGAAATGGGACAATCCAAACTCATTTGACACCTTTTTTTGCTACACTTTTTTGAAGGCAGTCGCTGTAAGTGTACGATAATACTCAGCTAAGCTCTCCCAGCAGTGGTAAAAAATTTCAGCGCAAAACTACAATTGCGATCAGAGATTCTGGTGTACTGCAACTAGTTGActgcatgaattgaaaagtgactgACAATAAAgcgagtctactttaacaagttttattttgagggATATGTTGTGAAATTTGCAAAGATTTATATAGTGCATCTCCAAATTGTTGAAACAGTGGGTGGTAAATTCATCAGCAGTGGGCAATTCCGAACACAATGGAAGCATAGAAACTCAGTGTATGAGAAGtcttaaaactgtttaaaatctttaAGAAAATAACTCCCTCTTCTCAAAGAGTAAGGTTATTAATctttaatctatataaatctgtCTGTTCGTCTATGAttcggtctgtccagctatagctattaaaatcttggaatgaagaattcGTATCGCTGAAGATGTCATCTCAGAACCTCCGGTTCTCCAGATGACTAGCCAACCAAAATGAGCTATGCGAGACGCACgaattcattgggcgatataagTCGCTATTTAGGTTAAATTACGCGTAACAACTGCGTTACGGCACAAcctcactaaagcttgctctcacggctcttattagtaagtttagcaatacggatactagcttgctcaaattagccaatggcaatgTGACAGGTGAATGGCAAGTGGCAcgcaactacattacctaccactgtttataagctgttttttaatacccgtgcaacataTCAGTATGCATTATCAGTATGTATATTAGTAACATATCATATGTGACATTGTAGTAAATGGGATCACACTAAAGCACTTCCTATGTTAAcctaaattgcttcagatataTTCACTATGGATGATCAGGTAGTCTAGTGTACCCATGACAATATTAAATCATTTCTGAGGATGAGACTTCGTATTTGCATGACTGACACGCACAGAATGTACATAAGGTTACTAGTATCACATTGCAGTTCAAAACTTTAAAGGTGAACTTAATGTGATACAAATGAAAATAATCTTTGTTATAAAAAAGCTCTGTTCATCTGAAGCCATGCTAACagcgttaggaaaaagattACCTCGCACAGGAATAGAACTCGAACATTTGAAGTGGTGGACCAACATGCTAACCACTGCACCACATCTAGGAATAATTGCGCACATATATATTACACACAACTAAATCTCATGGCGCGTGAGACTGCCAGCGCACTAGTATCGATATAGAGCACAGACATAGACATCAAGAGCTTCAATTGAAAGAATTTTGTGTCTTTGTGGACTCAGttcagaaatacatgtattattgttTGAATGAGATTCTTACTTGGAATGCTCAGATTCAGGCAAACGTGCAATGCCTATTCTAGTTGTACTTTAACCAAaggactgacagaatagaaacgcataacgctgcaacttgaacaaaATAGCCGAAATCATTAATGAGAGAAATAGGCAGCCGCGCAACTAGCGATGCCATTTCGgcacgtatttttcttttgagcgtttttaGCCGCGATCGAGTTttacctattttattttttaaacttccTAGCAGTAATATTACCTCAAGCTTCAAAAACAATCAAAGATGATGGAAAAATATGGTATATTTTCCAGTAAAATATACCATAATGTTgcgtaagttcatctttaaccgAATGAAGTTCAGGTAAtagaaataatagaaataatgaCACTAATtattagaaaataaaaatagcttataacatTAAAGCAACTAGATGTAGTCACCAGTCTGAAAAGAGTGTATTGGCAATGCCAGATCCAGGCATGCGCTTTTTCATTCTTCCATATTCATCAGGAGAGTCTTCCAGTTGTACATACTCAGCGTCTTTGGGTATTGAAGACCTTGCTGCCTCTGTTGCAAGATATCTATGCTGTGACCTGCAATCCATTTAAAGTAGATGAAAACAAAACCTATTGTGACCTTACAAAACAAAACATGTCTTCTTAGACACCATATATCTTATCTGGCCTATGCTCAGTATAAGCCAACCCTGTTGCTCTCGGGTTGATGACAATTTCATAGAATTATGTTAGCTACAAATGACATGACTCTATGAAAGTGGTAAAGTAAACTTTCCAGCTATTTACAAAAGGCTGAATGTTTTATGGAGAGGTACTTCTATGAAACAAACATATATAATGGGTTAAGTGAATATTATACCAAACAGtaagtaataaaaatttcttacatCCTTACAAGTTAGTTAATCACATCAACAATCATCCATACAGGCAAATTCAGCTAGATCGCCCGACGACCAAACACAttaaaaacatgaattttgTAATCCATGTTCACATTCACTTTTATCACTGATCTACAAACTTTATTGATAGATACacacataaaatatgtaatgtATTCGTTTCAAAATTTTGAAGCAAATTTAATTATTGTATCAGCATGATACAACAACTAGCATATTAAAAACTCCGAGTATACTATTACCTCTACAGTACCCATGtgacatataattatgtaaaaacAGTTTAGTAGAGTTGTCCTATCTTAAATATGCATTTAAGTGAAAAACTTCCAGTTAGGCTAGAAAGAGTAATCTCTGAGCTACACAATGCCATCAAACTTGATTGGTTCACAGCTAATGTGACCAGACATGTGACCTAGGGGGGCCATATTTATTTAGTTCCTTCAAAATTGAAGTAACTCGTTAAGCACACCAGAATTATCAATCTATTACACTATCATAATAGATAGTGTAAGTATGTTAAAGTGTAaactattgtaataatataacaatacaatttcagctttcatattataaaatataggtGAAAATTGATGTAAATTAGGgtgaaacattgaatattttCCTCAATTTCTATACTCTGGGTACTGCCTGGTTAATGAATGTAAACAAAGTTAAGCTATTACATCAGCCAATATTTTTCCTTTAGCTGTTCATAGTTTTACTTTAACTATTGAACAACAGCAATACTACATCTAACTGTGAAATATCAAGAAATAATGTACTTGTCAAAATCTCTAGCATTTTTTCCAAATTACAAACCCTCCTAATTGTTGATCACTGCGCATATGTGCAAACGTTGAGCTGATGAGAAGGACTTTATGAAACTTCTGTTCTTTTACCCACTGCAACAGCTTCTGACGAAATTGTTTTCGCTTGCCTACGACAAACGTTGCCCGCTGTTGTATGAACAACAGCTTGTTGACTTTCGATGCGTAtactacaaaaaattgaaaattatggTTACTGCCAAAACTAGCAGAAGTACTGGTTGCTGCCATGAAAGAGCTACAACCACAGCAGTGTGAAACCTTGCTTAATGCTTGAACACtacacaaaataattattatggttGTGCTGAATTcttgatatttatataatataacataatatatataatttgataAGATATAGTACAATTCCTGAAACGGGACTctatttttttatcaaacaacGATAAGCAAATTGATGACAGACAAGACTTGATCAGTAAACTACTGACCGTCACAAGAAGTGCTGAGTCTGCATGTTTTTCCTGAGTCTGCCGACACATATGGATTATTTCCAATGAGCGGAATAAGACTGTCATCATAGATTGTGCCGACAATTTCTGCTTGTGTCGTTGAAATCAGTACATCAACGGTAAGCTGTCCGACATTTCCAACTGAGACAGCAGGCTACAACAAGCAGAAATGACAAACGCAAAAATATAAGAGTCATAAATTTGGAGTAAATATATCATTTTAAGATTACAAAGTGGGCAGAACAGCAATCGGTGTATAAAATAGTCTGTAGTTATCCATCCAGTTCGAAAGAACATCAAAACCGAGGATGAGCTGCCACAAATGATGAAAAACTATAAACAAGTTGTTCCCAAAAGATTTGAACTGACTTATTTTCTAGTTCACAATAAGTAATGCAAGCTCTACATTTGATTTTCTTTGAGTCACTTGAATCAGAGATGCTCAGGGTCTCtaaaatttcaacaattttaataaaagttcaatGGTTGAAAGTCCGTTACTACATGAATAGTGCTAATAGTGTGACAAATCCTTTTCAATACAAACTACAATCATCGAGGTTTTGTAAGCCATAAGCCTGccatttaaaaatgtttgactTATGCTTGGTCACATAAAAGGCTAATAGCTCAGTGATTGCTGAGTAGCACTAAGTAGAAcgaataaaactatttttagatCATTctgaagttatcatcagaatgCAAGTTGAGAGCCATTCAAaccttacagttgtttttaaaacacttatatagtttatttattGTTGCTCCTAGAATATATTTTCAACATCCCgaggtattaaaaatcatccCCATGGGTCAAGCTTTCCCACAAGAATATAAAATAGggtttatattgttattacgTAAGTACTTGTAGTTTCAAATGCTAAAATTTCATGTTCTCAAGTtactatgaaaacaaaaaaatgttccCTTGTTCTTGCTCCGGTAATGGTGCGTAAAGGGAAGACAGCATGAAACTGATTTTCCTTCAAAGAAATGTACAAatcaacaaaaaaaacacaaataaataaaataaattcacaATCAACAATGCGCTGTTTCAAGAACACTGAAACGGCATTGTGGCACAAAGGTTTTTGCATCTCTCTTTCTAGCAATGAACCTGCATcataaaattgcaaaattagcTTGAGTAGTGTGATTACATGATTAGTGCCTCATAATAGTGCCATTACAACAGCTTAACACGAAAACATATCATTCGTGCCAATCCACTAGTATGCATGTACACAGATTAAAACATTCCAAACTAGAAAAACTTTATACCTCAATTGTTTTAATGCGATTTGAGTTAGCATACAAATGTTTGGTCTGAATTCTGAAAACTCTTTGTTAGTCTGTGTGTGTCCTATAACTAAATCTGACAACACATAAAAGTGTCTTTCTAAACAGCACTAAGTTCTTCCGGACAAACGCAAAGGCAATAGACCAAAATCCTATTGTAAAACCAAATCTGTGTAACAGTGTGAGGCGCGGAGCAAAAAATACACAAGTTTGTAAATGTGTTAACATGAGTGTTAACAAGTGATAACATGAGTGTTAACAAGTGATAACATGAGTGCTTGTGCTGTCCTTACGATTCAGCGCAATGAAGTCACATTTATATGTTACAATGAAACAAATAAGAACACTGTCATTGTCCAGTACCACATAGATCAGGGTATTAACTGCAGATGCTTGAAGACTCCACACTAGCGCATACATTTATAAAGTAACAGTATTTTGCTGATGTACTAGTCCATATTAACTTTTAAAAAGCACAAGGAGTGAAAATCTATTTACTCTgcacaatgatatacagccccccaagaataggcgacggctatcatatgggcgggttTAATGATCAttctctgttaggattgtgctagcctgggctTCGGAGCAAACaaaactctcgcggggcggtcgcgttgccttgttaggttttggaaaacacgactcgctgttatcgtttcattagctcattcagtcagtagaccccgcttttcacaatagcaaaccttgaatttctacaatgtaggggtgatactaaccaaaataatggatccatgcaaaataaaacatttcaaattacctatttttactaactttaaaattggtaaaggtcgtagtatatgcttaaagttgcaTATAATTTACTtgaaattacccgaacaacggccattttttctagtttttgattaatattttgccacccctaataaaaaatgacaaagtctttcatcgttgtcacattgttttacctggccaataagatgggacagcaggcaaagctgtgcagtgtagttttcatactcaaaatctaaatataaaaccaaattCGGGCTATTATACGATTGTGATTATTAATATCacaaatgcttgtgaatggcaactggctgatcataacggtgacaatattgagatactatatttatttcacaacaaaatgaattcaacagatcagtaaaataaccactatagttcattatatttgtaaatttacagggggctttattcagcatatttgtttgttcgggtggcGTGTTCgcgttcatcccaacagagaacgatcattaaaccccgcccatatgatgcccgtcgcctatccttgggaggctgtatatcattgctctgCATCACTCAATTTTATGTTCATGTTAAAGTAGAGCCTCTAGACCGCCCCGAGTCGGAAGGGGAGACCATCAGGATCAATTggtaaaaaatggttaaattctaAGTTCGCGAATGGTTCTCggtataaaactat
Above is a window of Watersipora subatra chromosome 3, tzWatSuba1.1, whole genome shotgun sequence DNA encoding:
- the LOC137391037 gene encoding proteasome assembly chaperone 2-like; amino-acid sequence: MFFSAVNKAEFDRLDTEKYTLVLPAVSVGNVGQLTVDVLISTTQAEIVGTIYDDSLIPLIGNNPYVSADSGKTCRLSTSCDVYASKVNKLLFIQQRATFVVGKRKQFRQKLLQWVKEQKFHKVLLISSTFAHMRSDQQLGGSQHRYLATEAARSSIPKDAEYVQLEDSPDEYGRMKKRMPGSGIANTLFSDCSEENIGLVILLAFCSEGDNAPDALKMAEYANKWLNIHIKNKLESEDSLSDSKRSWKIPQSWQLNFGNAYNQVMY